A genomic stretch from Primulina huaijiensis isolate GDHJ02 chromosome 14, ASM1229523v2, whole genome shotgun sequence includes:
- the LOC140956938 gene encoding uncharacterized protein isoform X2, translating to MKRLKSKKSHSWWWDSYINPTNSKWLQDNLEEVEELVKRIIKIIEADADSFARRAELYYKRRPELLNLVEEIYRTHRSLAERYDVVAGELRKSIPFDLVSQGSGVSDVGSEQSIHSSDRKKSHGKSRAAGFDVFLGSGGSGSELNNKGDGSSSSESETDDSSIDNYNITPSNDGETQELRQKNIELENQLGEVKEKLKMLQEEISEEHKKSHDENAEFSSKIAVYEEELRVAREKIQHSEEEITHLTIELQKYHQSSEDSNNSVTDPKVLDSSSLQELSPSQELGENSNRSQAEDSDSVHNIQMLEEELRIAQEKLHDSVEEIEKFRQELMSKGSLIQNMQNQLESAQTEVSDTKNELEKEKREILELRDEIIRYKTCFSDSDRVILELKETLSNANMSLSEENEQLQTQISRMTTEKTHLEYNLEELDLRRQSLEDELRQAKAGKDENEGEFRVQIEQLNADITERNDRLEELNKTFDSLKLKHEGQMSKKDDQIDQMSKHLHQLHIEHVKLIAGAERAHKLSEELGSRVKELGREIERKQETILEGAEEKREAIRQLCFSLEHYRDGYHQLRQVILGHKRLPVMVS from the coding sequence AAGTGGAGGAGCTTGTAAAACGaataataaaaatcatcgaAGCGGACGCAGATTCATTTGCCAGAAGGGCTGAACTGTATTATAAGAGGAGACCAGAATTGCTCAATCTGGTTGAGGAGATTTATCGAACACATCGATCATTGGCTGAGCGATATGATGTCGTCGCCGGAGAACTCCGAAAAAGCATACCCTTTGATCTTGTATCTCAAGGTTCTGGAGTTTCTGATGTGGGTTCAGAACAGAGTATCCATTCTTCTGATCGAAAGAAAAGTCATGGTAAGTCCCGTGCAGCGGGATTTGATGTTTTTCTTGGTAGTGGTGGAAGTGGCTCGGAATTGAATAATAAAGGAGATGGGTCATCCAGTTCTGAATCGGAAACCGATGACTCCTCCATTGATAATTACAATATCACCCCGAGCAATGATGGTGAGACACAAGAACTGCGTCAGAAGAATATTGAGTTAGAGAACCAGCTTGGGGAGGTTAAAGAGAAGCTGAAGATGCTCCAAGAAGAGATTTCTGAAGAGCATAAGAAATCTCACGATGAGAATGCTGAATTTTCCTCCAAGATAGCTGTTTATGAAGAGGAACTGCGAGTTGCTAGAGAAAAGATACAGCATTCTGAAGAAGAAATTACTCACTTGACAATCGAGCTTCAAAAGTATCATCAGTCTTCGGAAGATTCAAACAATTCTGTTACTGATCCTAAAGTTTTGGATTCTAGTTCATTACAGGAGCTAAGTCCATCCCAAGAGCTTGGGGAGAACAGCAATCGTTCACAGGCGGAGGATTCTGACTCTGTCCACAACATTCAGATGCTTGAAGAAGAGCTGAGAATTGCGCAAGAGAAGCTTCATGATTCAGTAGAGGAAATCGAGAAATTCAGGCAGGAACTTATGAGCAAGGGCTCCTTGATTCAGAACATGCAGAATCAGCTCGAATCAGCTCAAACAGAGGTATCTGACACGAAAAACGAACTCGAGAAAGAGAAAAGAGAGATTTTGGAGCTGCGAGACGAAATAATCAGGTACAAAACCTGCTTTTCAGATAGCGATCGAGTTATCCTGGAATTAAAAGAAACGTTATCGAATGCCAACATGAGCTTATCTGAAGAAAACGAGCAACTTCAAACACAGATATCAAGAATGACAACGGAAAAAACTCACTTGGAGTACAACCTAGAAGAATTGGATTTACGTCGTCAGTCCTTAGAAGACGAACTGAGACAGGCCAAGGCTGGAAAAGACGAGAATGAAGGTGAATTCCGAGTTCAAATAGAACAGTTAAATGCTGATATTACTGAGAGGAATGATCGCTTGGAAGAACTAAACAAAACCTTTGATTCATTAAAGCTCAAACACGAAGGTCAGATGTCCAAGAAAGATGATCAGATCGATCAAATGAGCAAACATCTGCACCAACTGCATATTGAGCACGTTAAACTGATAGCTGGAGCCGAGAGGGCACACAAATTGTCAGAGGAGCTGGGATCGAGGGTTAAAGAACTGGGAAGGGAAATAGAGAGGAAACAAGAGACCATTCTAGAAGGAGCAGAAGAGAAACGAGAGGCAATCAGGCAGCTTTGCTTCTCGCTCGAGCATTACCGTGATGGGTATCATCAGCTTCGCCAGGTCATTTTGGGCCACAAGCGATTGCCTGTGATGGTATCCTGA